A window of Zingiber officinale cultivar Zhangliang chromosome 5A, Zo_v1.1, whole genome shotgun sequence contains these coding sequences:
- the LOC121983392 gene encoding aspartyl protease family protein At5g10770-like isoform X2: MAPRFSSFSSPLWILLLGFILCKVDGTDQTVSAHLHVDLKTVQPRDSCLPSVNAGGSSGRNWTSLRVVHRHGPCSPFAGQQKQLSHAKILDLDQARVDDIHRIVSHYKPLATSDSATTLPARSGAYIGSGNYVVTVGFGTPKKDQTVIFDTGSSVSWIQCRPCVSCYEQEAPLFDPSLSSTYANIPCASSFCDELGNPTCSASNCMYGVNYLDNSSTFGFYVQDTLTLSADSIPGFRFGCGDNNTGLFHGNDGLLGLGRDKPSIVSQTYTKYGGVFSYCLPLTSSSVGYLAFGSYPAGNLMLTPMLSNPSDPRFYYLALTGISVDGQLLSVPPSIFNNSGTVIDSGTVITRLPDTAYSALRSAFRQGMTAYKRVPGYELLDTCYDFSGSDGKGNIPSVALHLGGGVTINLGKARVLYTLSSSQTCLAFASNGDDSSVGILGNTQQKGFNVLYDINKRVIGFGPGGCS; encoded by the exons ATGGCTCCTCgtttctcttccttttcttcaccaTTATGGATATTGCTATTAGGTTTTATACTTTGCAAAGTTGATGGAACAGATCAAACAGTTAGTGCTCATCTTCATGTTGATCTCAAAACTGTCCAGCCCAGAGATTCTTGTTTGCCTTCAGTCAACG CAGGAGGGAGCTCCGGTCGCAACTGGACAAGCCTTCGCGTGGTTCACCGGCACGGCCCATGCTCGCCGTTCGCCGGCCAACAGAAGCAGCTATCGCATGCTAAAATCCTCGACCTGGACCAAGCCCGCGTTGATGACATCCACCGCATCGTCTCTCACTACAAGCCGCTCGCCACCTCCGACTCCGCCACCACATTACCGGCCCGCAGCGGCGCATACATCGGCAGCGGCAACTATGTCGTCACCGTCGGTTTTGGCACTCCGAAGAAGGATCAGACCGTCATCTTCGACACCGGAAGCAGCGTCTCTTGGATCCAGTGCCGGCCCTGCGTGTCCTGCTACGAACAAGAAGCTCCCCTGTTCGACCCCTCCCTCTCTTCCACCTACGCCAACATCCCCTGCGCCTCCTCGTTCTGCGATGAGCTCGGCAATCCCACATGCTCCGCCTCCAACTGCATGTACGGCGTCAACTACCTCGACAACTCGTCCACCTTCGGCTTCTACGTGCAGGACACACTCACGCTCTCCGCCGACAGCATCCCCGGATTCCGCTTCGGATGCGGCGACAATAACACGGGCCTTTTTCACGGAAATGACGGGCTCCTTGGCCTAGGCCGCGACAAACCGTCCATCGTATCACAGACGTACACCAAGTACGGCGGCGTCTTCTCATACTGCTTGCCACTCACCTCCAGCTCCGTCGGCTACCTTGCCTTCGGTAGCTACCCCGCCGGCAATCTCATGCTCACGCCGATGCTCTCCAATCcaagtgaccctaggttttactACCTTGCATTGACAGGCATCAGCGTGGATGGACAACTGCTCTCGGTGCCTCCCTCTATTTTCAACAACAGCGGAACCGTCATCGACTCCGGCACGGTGATCACACGGCTTCCGGACACGGCATACTCCGCACTCAGGTCAGCCTTCCGGCAGGGAATGACAGCGTATAAGCGTGTACCAGGGTATGAACTGCTAGACACGTGCTACGACTTCAGTGGCTCCGACGGCAAAGGGAACATCCCGAGTGTGGCCCTACACCTGGGCGGTGGGGTTACCATCAACCTGGGGAAGGCCAGAGTTCTCTACACGCTGAGCTCATCCCAAACGTGTCTCGCGTTTGCTAGCAATGGAGACGACAGCAGCGTAGGTATCCTGGGGAATACTCAACAGAAAGGCTTCAATGTGCTGTACGATATCAACAAACGAGTCATTGGGTTTGGCCCTGGAGGTTGCAGTTAG
- the LOC121983392 gene encoding aspartyl protease family protein At5g10770-like isoform X1 codes for MAPRFSSFSSPLWILLLGFILCKVDGTDQTVSAHLHVDLKTVQPRDSCLPSVNVKFAAGGSSGRNWTSLRVVHRHGPCSPFAGQQKQLSHAKILDLDQARVDDIHRIVSHYKPLATSDSATTLPARSGAYIGSGNYVVTVGFGTPKKDQTVIFDTGSSVSWIQCRPCVSCYEQEAPLFDPSLSSTYANIPCASSFCDELGNPTCSASNCMYGVNYLDNSSTFGFYVQDTLTLSADSIPGFRFGCGDNNTGLFHGNDGLLGLGRDKPSIVSQTYTKYGGVFSYCLPLTSSSVGYLAFGSYPAGNLMLTPMLSNPSDPRFYYLALTGISVDGQLLSVPPSIFNNSGTVIDSGTVITRLPDTAYSALRSAFRQGMTAYKRVPGYELLDTCYDFSGSDGKGNIPSVALHLGGGVTINLGKARVLYTLSSSQTCLAFASNGDDSSVGILGNTQQKGFNVLYDINKRVIGFGPGGCS; via the exons ATGGCTCCTCgtttctcttccttttcttcaccaTTATGGATATTGCTATTAGGTTTTATACTTTGCAAAGTTGATGGAACAGATCAAACAGTTAGTGCTCATCTTCATGTTGATCTCAAAACTGTCCAGCCCAGAGATTCTTGTTTGCCTTCAGTCAACG TGAAATTTGCAGCAGGAGGGAGCTCCGGTCGCAACTGGACAAGCCTTCGCGTGGTTCACCGGCACGGCCCATGCTCGCCGTTCGCCGGCCAACAGAAGCAGCTATCGCATGCTAAAATCCTCGACCTGGACCAAGCCCGCGTTGATGACATCCACCGCATCGTCTCTCACTACAAGCCGCTCGCCACCTCCGACTCCGCCACCACATTACCGGCCCGCAGCGGCGCATACATCGGCAGCGGCAACTATGTCGTCACCGTCGGTTTTGGCACTCCGAAGAAGGATCAGACCGTCATCTTCGACACCGGAAGCAGCGTCTCTTGGATCCAGTGCCGGCCCTGCGTGTCCTGCTACGAACAAGAAGCTCCCCTGTTCGACCCCTCCCTCTCTTCCACCTACGCCAACATCCCCTGCGCCTCCTCGTTCTGCGATGAGCTCGGCAATCCCACATGCTCCGCCTCCAACTGCATGTACGGCGTCAACTACCTCGACAACTCGTCCACCTTCGGCTTCTACGTGCAGGACACACTCACGCTCTCCGCCGACAGCATCCCCGGATTCCGCTTCGGATGCGGCGACAATAACACGGGCCTTTTTCACGGAAATGACGGGCTCCTTGGCCTAGGCCGCGACAAACCGTCCATCGTATCACAGACGTACACCAAGTACGGCGGCGTCTTCTCATACTGCTTGCCACTCACCTCCAGCTCCGTCGGCTACCTTGCCTTCGGTAGCTACCCCGCCGGCAATCTCATGCTCACGCCGATGCTCTCCAATCcaagtgaccctaggttttactACCTTGCATTGACAGGCATCAGCGTGGATGGACAACTGCTCTCGGTGCCTCCCTCTATTTTCAACAACAGCGGAACCGTCATCGACTCCGGCACGGTGATCACACGGCTTCCGGACACGGCATACTCCGCACTCAGGTCAGCCTTCCGGCAGGGAATGACAGCGTATAAGCGTGTACCAGGGTATGAACTGCTAGACACGTGCTACGACTTCAGTGGCTCCGACGGCAAAGGGAACATCCCGAGTGTGGCCCTACACCTGGGCGGTGGGGTTACCATCAACCTGGGGAAGGCCAGAGTTCTCTACACGCTGAGCTCATCCCAAACGTGTCTCGCGTTTGCTAGCAATGGAGACGACAGCAGCGTAGGTATCCTGGGGAATACTCAACAGAAAGGCTTCAATGTGCTGTACGATATCAACAAACGAGTCATTGGGTTTGGCCCTGGAGGTTGCAGTTAG
- the LOC121983391 gene encoding aspartyl protease family protein At5g10770-like isoform X2 — translation MAPHFSPFSSSLLILLLGFIFHIVDGTDQILSARLHVDLKTLQPKDSCSPSVKGVSSGTNWTSLRVVHRHGPCSPFAGQQKQLSHAKILDLDQARVDDIHRRVSDSKPLAASDSAATLPARSGAYIGSGNYVVTVGFGTPKNDQIVIFDTGSSISWIQCQPCVSCYEQEAPLFDPSRSSTYANISCGSSFCDELGNATCSDSNCMYGVKYLDNSSTFGFYAQDTLTLSPVDSIPGFRFGCGERNMGLFHGNDGLLGLGPLKLSLVSQTYTQYGGVFSYCLPLTSSSVGYLAFGSYPDGDLLFTPMLSNASQPAFYYLELTGISVDGQLLSVPPSIFANTGTFIDSGTVITRLPATAYSALRSAFRQRMTAYKSAPEAELLDTCYDFSGSGGQVSIPTVALHLGGDVTINLTMAGILFTVKSSQTCLAFSSNGDDTRMGILGNTQQRGFNVLYDINKRVIGFGPGGCS, via the exons ATGGCTCCTCAtttctctcccttttcttcttcattattGATATTGCTATTAGGTTTTATATTTCACATAGTTGATGGAACAGATCAAATACTAAGTGCTCGTCTTCATGTTGATCTGAAAACTCTCCAGCCCAAAGATTCTTGTTCGCCTTCGGTCAAAG GAGTGAGCTCCGGTACAAACTGGACAAGCCTTCGCGTGGTTCACCGGCACGGCCCGTGCTCGCCGTTCGCCGGCCAACAGAAGCAGCTATCCCATGCTAAAATACTCGACCTCGACCAAGCCCGCGTTGATGACATCCACCGCCGCGTCTCGGACTCCAAGCCGCTCGCCGCCTCCGACTCCGCCGCCACATTACCGGCCCGCAGCGGCGCATACATCGGCAGCGGCAACTATGTCGTCACCGTCGGTTTTGGCACTCCGAAGAACGACCAGATCGTCATCTTCGACACCGGAAGCAGCATCTCTTGGATCCAGTGCCAGCCCTGCGTGTCCTGCTACGAACAAGAAGCTCCCCTGTTCGACCCCTCCCGCTCTTCCACCTACGCCAACATCTCCTGCGGCTCCTCGTTCTGCGATGAGCTCGGCAATGCCACATGCTCTGACTCCAACTGCATGTACGGCGTCAAGTACCTCGACAACTCGTCCACCTTCGGCTTCTACGCGCAGGACACGCTCACTCTCTCCCCCGTTGACAGCATCCCCGGATTCCGCTTCGGATGTGGCGAGAGAAACATGGGCCTTTTTCACGGAAATGACGGGCTCCTCGGCCTAGGCCCTCTGAAGCTGTCTCTCGTATCACAGACGTACACCCAGTACGGCGGCGTCTTCTCATACTGCTTGCCACTCACCTCCAGCTCCGTCGGCTACCTGGCCTTCGGTAGCTACCCCGACGGCGATCTCCTGTTCACGCCGATGCTCTCCAATGCAAGTCAACCTGCGTTTTACTACCTTGAATTGACAGGCATCAGCGTGGATGGACAACTGCTCTCGGTGCCTCCCTCTATTTTCGCCAACACCGGAACCTTCATCGACTCCGGCACGGTGATCACACGGCTTCCGGCGACGGCATACTCCGCACTCAGGTCAGCCTTCCGGCAGAGAATGACAGCATACAAGTCTGCACCAGAGGCTGAACTGCTAGACACGTGCTACGACTTCAGTGGCTCCGGCGGCCAAGTGAGCATCCCGACGGTGGCGCTACACCTGGGCGGTGACGTTACCATTAACCTGACGATGGCCGGAATTCTCTTCACGGTGAAGTCATCCCAAACGTGCCTCGCGTTTTCTAGCAATGGAGACGACACCCGCATGGGTATCCTGGGGAATACTCAACAGCGAGGCTTCAATGTGCTCTACGATATCAACAAACGAGTCATTGGGTTTGGCCCTGGAGGTTGCAGTTAG
- the LOC121983391 gene encoding aspartyl protease family protein At5g10770-like isoform X1: protein MAPHFSPFSSSLLILLLGFIFHIVDGTDQILSARLHVDLKTLQPKDSCSPSVKGAGVSSGTNWTSLRVVHRHGPCSPFAGQQKQLSHAKILDLDQARVDDIHRRVSDSKPLAASDSAATLPARSGAYIGSGNYVVTVGFGTPKNDQIVIFDTGSSISWIQCQPCVSCYEQEAPLFDPSRSSTYANISCGSSFCDELGNATCSDSNCMYGVKYLDNSSTFGFYAQDTLTLSPVDSIPGFRFGCGERNMGLFHGNDGLLGLGPLKLSLVSQTYTQYGGVFSYCLPLTSSSVGYLAFGSYPDGDLLFTPMLSNASQPAFYYLELTGISVDGQLLSVPPSIFANTGTFIDSGTVITRLPATAYSALRSAFRQRMTAYKSAPEAELLDTCYDFSGSGGQVSIPTVALHLGGDVTINLTMAGILFTVKSSQTCLAFSSNGDDTRMGILGNTQQRGFNVLYDINKRVIGFGPGGCS, encoded by the exons ATGGCTCCTCAtttctctcccttttcttcttcattattGATATTGCTATTAGGTTTTATATTTCACATAGTTGATGGAACAGATCAAATACTAAGTGCTCGTCTTCATGTTGATCTGAAAACTCTCCAGCCCAAAGATTCTTGTTCGCCTTCGGTCAAAG GAGCAGGAGTGAGCTCCGGTACAAACTGGACAAGCCTTCGCGTGGTTCACCGGCACGGCCCGTGCTCGCCGTTCGCCGGCCAACAGAAGCAGCTATCCCATGCTAAAATACTCGACCTCGACCAAGCCCGCGTTGATGACATCCACCGCCGCGTCTCGGACTCCAAGCCGCTCGCCGCCTCCGACTCCGCCGCCACATTACCGGCCCGCAGCGGCGCATACATCGGCAGCGGCAACTATGTCGTCACCGTCGGTTTTGGCACTCCGAAGAACGACCAGATCGTCATCTTCGACACCGGAAGCAGCATCTCTTGGATCCAGTGCCAGCCCTGCGTGTCCTGCTACGAACAAGAAGCTCCCCTGTTCGACCCCTCCCGCTCTTCCACCTACGCCAACATCTCCTGCGGCTCCTCGTTCTGCGATGAGCTCGGCAATGCCACATGCTCTGACTCCAACTGCATGTACGGCGTCAAGTACCTCGACAACTCGTCCACCTTCGGCTTCTACGCGCAGGACACGCTCACTCTCTCCCCCGTTGACAGCATCCCCGGATTCCGCTTCGGATGTGGCGAGAGAAACATGGGCCTTTTTCACGGAAATGACGGGCTCCTCGGCCTAGGCCCTCTGAAGCTGTCTCTCGTATCACAGACGTACACCCAGTACGGCGGCGTCTTCTCATACTGCTTGCCACTCACCTCCAGCTCCGTCGGCTACCTGGCCTTCGGTAGCTACCCCGACGGCGATCTCCTGTTCACGCCGATGCTCTCCAATGCAAGTCAACCTGCGTTTTACTACCTTGAATTGACAGGCATCAGCGTGGATGGACAACTGCTCTCGGTGCCTCCCTCTATTTTCGCCAACACCGGAACCTTCATCGACTCCGGCACGGTGATCACACGGCTTCCGGCGACGGCATACTCCGCACTCAGGTCAGCCTTCCGGCAGAGAATGACAGCATACAAGTCTGCACCAGAGGCTGAACTGCTAGACACGTGCTACGACTTCAGTGGCTCCGGCGGCCAAGTGAGCATCCCGACGGTGGCGCTACACCTGGGCGGTGACGTTACCATTAACCTGACGATGGCCGGAATTCTCTTCACGGTGAAGTCATCCCAAACGTGCCTCGCGTTTTCTAGCAATGGAGACGACACCCGCATGGGTATCCTGGGGAATACTCAACAGCGAGGCTTCAATGTGCTCTACGATATCAACAAACGAGTCATTGGGTTTGGCCCTGGAGGTTGCAGTTAG
- the LOC121983392 gene encoding aspartyl protease family protein At5g10770-like isoform X3 has product MAPRFSSFSSPLWILLLGFILCKVDGTDQTVSAHLHVDLKTVQPRDSCLPSVNGGSSGRNWTSLRVVHRHGPCSPFAGQQKQLSHAKILDLDQARVDDIHRIVSHYKPLATSDSATTLPARSGAYIGSGNYVVTVGFGTPKKDQTVIFDTGSSVSWIQCRPCVSCYEQEAPLFDPSLSSTYANIPCASSFCDELGNPTCSASNCMYGVNYLDNSSTFGFYVQDTLTLSADSIPGFRFGCGDNNTGLFHGNDGLLGLGRDKPSIVSQTYTKYGGVFSYCLPLTSSSVGYLAFGSYPAGNLMLTPMLSNPSDPRFYYLALTGISVDGQLLSVPPSIFNNSGTVIDSGTVITRLPDTAYSALRSAFRQGMTAYKRVPGYELLDTCYDFSGSDGKGNIPSVALHLGGGVTINLGKARVLYTLSSSQTCLAFASNGDDSSVGILGNTQQKGFNVLYDINKRVIGFGPGGCS; this is encoded by the exons ATGGCTCCTCgtttctcttccttttcttcaccaTTATGGATATTGCTATTAGGTTTTATACTTTGCAAAGTTGATGGAACAGATCAAACAGTTAGTGCTCATCTTCATGTTGATCTCAAAACTGTCCAGCCCAGAGATTCTTGTTTGCCTTCAGTCAACG GAGGGAGCTCCGGTCGCAACTGGACAAGCCTTCGCGTGGTTCACCGGCACGGCCCATGCTCGCCGTTCGCCGGCCAACAGAAGCAGCTATCGCATGCTAAAATCCTCGACCTGGACCAAGCCCGCGTTGATGACATCCACCGCATCGTCTCTCACTACAAGCCGCTCGCCACCTCCGACTCCGCCACCACATTACCGGCCCGCAGCGGCGCATACATCGGCAGCGGCAACTATGTCGTCACCGTCGGTTTTGGCACTCCGAAGAAGGATCAGACCGTCATCTTCGACACCGGAAGCAGCGTCTCTTGGATCCAGTGCCGGCCCTGCGTGTCCTGCTACGAACAAGAAGCTCCCCTGTTCGACCCCTCCCTCTCTTCCACCTACGCCAACATCCCCTGCGCCTCCTCGTTCTGCGATGAGCTCGGCAATCCCACATGCTCCGCCTCCAACTGCATGTACGGCGTCAACTACCTCGACAACTCGTCCACCTTCGGCTTCTACGTGCAGGACACACTCACGCTCTCCGCCGACAGCATCCCCGGATTCCGCTTCGGATGCGGCGACAATAACACGGGCCTTTTTCACGGAAATGACGGGCTCCTTGGCCTAGGCCGCGACAAACCGTCCATCGTATCACAGACGTACACCAAGTACGGCGGCGTCTTCTCATACTGCTTGCCACTCACCTCCAGCTCCGTCGGCTACCTTGCCTTCGGTAGCTACCCCGCCGGCAATCTCATGCTCACGCCGATGCTCTCCAATCcaagtgaccctaggttttactACCTTGCATTGACAGGCATCAGCGTGGATGGACAACTGCTCTCGGTGCCTCCCTCTATTTTCAACAACAGCGGAACCGTCATCGACTCCGGCACGGTGATCACACGGCTTCCGGACACGGCATACTCCGCACTCAGGTCAGCCTTCCGGCAGGGAATGACAGCGTATAAGCGTGTACCAGGGTATGAACTGCTAGACACGTGCTACGACTTCAGTGGCTCCGACGGCAAAGGGAACATCCCGAGTGTGGCCCTACACCTGGGCGGTGGGGTTACCATCAACCTGGGGAAGGCCAGAGTTCTCTACACGCTGAGCTCATCCCAAACGTGTCTCGCGTTTGCTAGCAATGGAGACGACAGCAGCGTAGGTATCCTGGGGAATACTCAACAGAAAGGCTTCAATGTGCTGTACGATATCAACAAACGAGTCATTGGGTTTGGCCCTGGAGGTTGCAGTTAG